The window ATATTTAAAAAAAGATGTTTTTTTTCTATTTTTTCTGCCTAAATATTCGGTGTTTTCTACAGGCAGACATGTAATAACGTTCATATCTTTTATATCGGCAAAAGAAAATACGGTTTTAGAAAATTAAAATTTATAAATTTGAAAAAATTAATATTTTCCATTGACATTTTTTTAAAATGAAGTTATTATCATCATCGGACAGTAGTACACTTTTAAGGAGCATACATATGAACTGGCTTTTATACGTTCTCCTTCCTGCTGTCGGAATAATTCTTGGATGGACGATTCGCTGGCTTTATGCCAGATTTCAACTATCTGCTTCTGAACAACGTGCAGAGCGGGTTTTACAGGAGGCAATAAAAGATGCCGAAGCCCAGAAGAAGGAATTTCTTCTTGAGGCAAAAGAGCAGCTGATTCGGGAACAAAAACAGCAGGAACGGGAAAACAGAGAGCGCAGGGGCGACCTCCAGCGTCTCGAACGCCGATTGGCGCAAAAGGAAGAGCAGCTTGACAAACGTGTTGAAGCGGCGGGAAAACAGGAAAAAGAGCTTATCGAGAGGGAAGCCGCTCTCGATGAAAGAACTAAAATTTTAAGCGGCGAAGAAGAACGATATAGGGAAGAACTTGAAAGAATATCGGGTTTAACTCAACAACAAGCTAAAGATTTAATTATCCGCAGCTTGGAAACTGAAGCAAAGCATGACGCTGTTTCTATAATAAACAAAATAGAAGAAGAAGCGCAGCTTACTGCCGAAAAAAGGGCCAGAGATATTCTTGTAACAACAATTCAGCGGCTTGCTACGGAAACTGCAAGCGATATTACCGTTTCAACGGTTAGTTTGCCCAGCGATGAAATGAAGGGTAGAATAATCGGACGAGAGGGGCGGAATATTCGTGCGCTGGAAACGCTGACAGGTGTGGATATAATAATAGATGATACTCCTGAAGCTGTTGTCGTTTCATGTTTTGACCCCGTACGGAAAGAAATTGCGCGTGTTGCATTGGAAAGACTGATTCTTGACGGAAGAATTCACCCCGCAAGGATTGAAGAAATAGTACAAAAGGTAACGCGTGAGATTTCACAAAAGATTTATGAAGAAGGGGAGCGTGTTTTATTCGACCTCGGGATTCATAATATGAACCAGGAAGGCATAAAGGCTTTGGGAAGGCTGTATTTTAGAACAAGTTACGGGCAAAATGTTTTGCATCACTCTAAAGAGGTTGCAATTATTGCCGGTATGATTGCAAGCGAAATAGGCGCCAATGTTGAAATTGCCAAACGCGGAGCCCTCTTACACGATATCGGAAAAGGCGCTGAAACCGATTCCGATAAAAATCATGCCGAAATCGGTATGGAGCTTACGCGTAAAATGAATGAAGACCCGCGCGTGGTAAACGCCGTGGGAGCTCACCATAACGATATCGAACCTTCTTCTATAGAAGCTATTATCGTTCAAATTGCCGATGCGATTTCCGCTGCAAGACCCGGAGCAAGACGCGAAACTATGGATAATTATGTTAAGCGGCTTGAAAATCTTGAAACGCTTGCGGAAGGTTTCACCGGTGTGGAAAAGGCTTATGCGATTCAGGCAGGACGGGAATTGCGTGTAGTAATAAATAATGAAAAAATTTCCGATGCCGATACGAAAATTCTTGCACGCGATATTGCAAAGAAAATTGAAAGCGAATTGCAGTATCCGGGCAGAATTCGGGTTACGCTTATCCGCGAAACAAGAATCGTAGAATACGCAAGATAAATTTAATACTTAAGAGATAAAAGCAAAGAGGCTGTATGCTTCTTTGCTTTTTTTTATAAAAAAGATAAATTGGCCGGTTTATAACGGCAGCTTAAAGTCCTCAGGCGGGTATTGTTTTCCGCGGAAGTAAATTCTAAAAAAAATATAAGAAAAGGTATTGACAAGATTTGTAGAAAGTGGTATAAACAAGACCGTTCGCCGGGTTAGGCGAAACCGTTAGAAAACGGAAGAAAAAAGTAGAAGTAAAGCGAAAATGTAGGAAGAATAGAGGCGTTTTTGCTTGAAGATGAAAAAAAAAAGAATACACTTTACTTTAAGTAAAAAATTAAAAAAAACTTTTAAAAACTACTTGACACAAACTGAAAAGTTATGATATAATCCTTTTTGCTCGCTAACGCGTTAAGCCGTGCGGGTAACGTTAAGAGAGAAGCTCTTAGCCTGATATTTGACAATTAAGAGGGAAGGAAAAGAACGCAAAGACATAAGTGTAGACCTTTAAAAGACAACTTTTAAAGGAAAACTTAGAATTAAGGGAAAATGAGTATCGGAAAAATAAGCTTAAAAAGAGTTCTTTTTCTATGTTAAGAAGAAGAGTTAAAAATAAGCAATTCCTTAAAATGAATAATTTGAAAGGGAACAAACTTAATTAAAATCGGGCTCTCTTTAAGGGAGCTTGAAATAAAAATAATGGAGAGTTTGATCCTGGCTCAGAACGAACGCTGGCGGCGCGTCTTAAGCATGCAAGTCGAACGGCAAGGTAAGAGCTTGCTCTTACCCTAGAGTGGCGGACTGGTGAGTAACGCGTAGGTGACCTGCCCTGAAGATGGGGATAGCTAGTAGAAATATTAGATAATACCGAATGTGCTTATACGGATAAAGCCGTATAAGGAAAGGAGCTACGGCTCCGCTTTAGGATGGGCCTGCGTCCCATTAGCTTGTTGGTGAGGTAACGGCCCACCAAGGCGACGATGGGTATCCGGCCTGAGAGGGTGAACGGACACATTGGGACTGAGATACGGCCCAAACTCCTACGGGAGGCAGCAGCTAAGAATCTTCCGCAATGGACGAAAGTCTGACGGAGCGACGCCGCGTGAATGAAGAAGGCTGAAAAGTTGTAAAATTCTTTTGCAGATGAAGAATAAGGAGATGAGGGAATGCATCTTCGATGACGGTAATCATGCGAATAAGGGGCGGCTAATTACGTGCCAGCAGCCGCGGTAACACGTAAGCCCCAAGCGTTGTTCGGAATTATTGGGCGTAAAGGGCATGTAGGCGGTTATGTAAGCCTGATGTGAAATCTACGAGCTTAACTCGTAAACTGCATTGGGTACTGCGTAACTTGAATCACGGAGGGGAAACCGGAATTCCAAGTGTAGGGGTGGAATCTGTAGATATTTGGAAGAACACCGGTGGCGAAGGCGGGTTTCTGGCCGATGATTGACGCTGAGATGCGAAGGTGCGGGGAGCAAACAGGATTAGATACCCTGGTAGTCCGCACAGTAAACAATGTACACTAGGCGTTGGAGCAAGAGCTTCAGTGCCGACGCAAACGCATTAAGTGTACCGCCTGGGAAGTATGCCCGCAAGGGTGAAACTCAAAGGAATTGACGGGGGCCCACACAAGCGGTGGAGCATGTGGTTTAATTCGATGATACGCGAGGAACCTTACCTGGGTTTGACATCAAGAGTAATGGTATAGAGATATATCAGCGTAGCAATACGACTCTTGACAGGTGCTGCATGGCTGTCGTCAGCTCGTGCCGTGAGGTGTTGGGTTAAGTCCCGCAACGAGCGCAACCCCTACTGCCAGTTACTAACACGTAAAGGTTGAGGACTCTGGCGGAACTGCCGATGACAAATCGGAGGAAGGTGGGGATGACGTCAAGTCATCATGGCCCTTACGTCCAGGGCTACACACGTGCTACAATGGTTGCTACAAATCGAAGCGACGCCGCGAGGCCAAGCAAAACGCAAAAAAGCAATCGTAGTCCGGATTGAAGTCTGAAACTCGACTTCATGAAGTTGGAATCGCTAGTAATCGCACATCAGCACGGTGCGGTGAATACGTTCCTGGGCCTTGTACACACCGCCCGTCACACCATCCGAGTCGAGGGTACCCGAAGCCGCTAGTCTAACCCGCAAGGGAGGACGGTGTCGAAGGTACGCTTGGTAAGGAGGGTGAAGTCGTAACAAGGTAGCCGTACCGGAAGGTGCGGCTGGATCACCTCCTTTCTAAGAGAAAGGTAAATAATTAAAGAAAGCGAATGTTTTCTTTAATAAAACCGTATAAATTGTTTTAATTTTTAATATACGGTAAGTCTTGAAGTACACAAGACACTCCCTTACTCTTTTCCCCAATGCCTGTTCTTTTCCTCTTCCTCTTTTTTTATAGGGCCTGTAGCTCAGTTGGTTAGAGCACTTCTCTGATAAGGAAGGGGTCATTAGTTCAACTCTAATCAGGCCCATACCGACTGAACTCGGTTTTTTATTCGATTGATAAAAAAAATCGAAATTGATATTTGAAATAGATAGGGAAGGGAACGAAAAAATGAAAGTAAGGCGGTTTATATCGGAGTATAAGCGTAAAATCGGTTAATTAAATTGACTGTGAGAGTTTATGTAAAGATATAAGCTGTTAAGAAATAAGTTCATTCTTTGAAAATGAGAAAGAAGGGACGATAATATGGTCAAGCGAAAGAATAGGTTTATGGTGGATGCCTAAAGGAGCTGTAAGGCGAAGAAGGCCGTGGTAAGCTGCGAAAAGTTTCGGGGAGGAGCACACATCCTGAGAACCGGAAATAGCCGAATGGGGTAACCCGTCAGTAGTGATACTGACATTACGTACCTGAATAAAATAGGGTAGTAAAGCGATACTGAGTGAACTGAACCATCTAAGTAACTCAAGGAAAAGAAATCAAAAGAGATTCCGAAAGTAGCGGCGAGCGAAATTGGAGGAGCCTAAACCCTTATAAGGGAGTTGAAGGACTGCATCGGCGTAGGACCGACAAGTTTAGAGAAAATCAATTTATAGCAGAAAGGTTTTGGGAAAGCCTGGCGAAGAGGGTGAAACCCCCGTAAGCGAAATAAATTGAACTTGTTGATGCGGCACCTAAGTACGGCGGGACACGAGAAACCCTGTCGGAAACCGGGTCGACCACGATCCAAGGCTAAATACTAGACAGCTACCGATAGTGAACAAGTACCGTGAGGGAAAGGTGAAAAGAACCCCAGCTAAGGGGAGTGAAATAGAACCTGAAACCGTAAACCGACAAGATGTTACAGCCCTTATAGAGGGTAGTAGCGTGCCTTTTGTAGAATGAGCCTGCGAGTTACGGTATGCAGCGAGGTTAAGGAATAGGAGTTCCGGAGCCGGAGTGAAAGCGAGCCTAAATAGGGCGTGTTTCAGCGAAAGCTGAAGTTTAGTTGCATGTCGTAGACCCGAAGCCGGAGTGATCTAGTCATGAGCAGGTTGAAGCAAGGGTAAAACCTTGTGGAGGACCGAACTATAATCTGTTAAAAAAGGTATGGATGACTTGTGACTAGGAGTGAAAGGCTAATCAAACCCGGAAATAGCTGGTTCTCCCCGAAATGCCTTTAGGGACAGCCTCATACAAAATTATCGGAGGTAAAGCACTAGTTGGACTAGGGGGTGTCAAAGCCTACCAAACCCAGTTAAACTCTGAATGCCGATAATCAACGTATGGGAGTGAGACTGCGTGCGCTAAGGTTCGCAAGTCAAAAGGGAAACAGCCCAGACCGTCAGCTAAGGTCCCCAAATACTGCTTGAGTGTGAAATGAAGTGTGGATACAAAGACAGCCAGGAGGTTGGCTTAGAAGCAGCAATTCCTTTAAAGAGTGCGTAACAGCTCACTGGTCGAGTGTTCATGCGCAGATAATGTAACGGGGCTAAGCAGTATACCGAAGCTACGGGTCTTACGCGTAATGTGTAAGGCGGTAGGGGAGCATTCCATTAACTGAAGAAGGCGTACTCGCGAGAGATGCTGGAGGAGATGGAAGAGAGAATGCAGGTATAAGTAACGAAAAGAGAGGTGAGATCCCTCTCCGCCGAAAATCTAAGGTTTCCTGGGTAAAGGTAATCTGCCCAGGGTAAGTCGGCCCCTAAGGCGAGGGCGAAGGCCGTAGTCGATGGGAAATCGGTTCAAATTCCGATACCTTTTATAATTTCGAGGGCAGGACGCATGAGGTGAAACCCGGCCGGAGAATGGTAGTTCCGGTCGAAGTATCCGAGCCGTTAAAAAGGGTAATAGGCAAATCCGTTATCCTAGGTAAGGAGCGACAGCGAGTGAAGCTACGGCAGAGCGAAGCGGGTGTAATCAAGGTGCCGGGAAATACTGTCTAAGGCTAGGTTATAAAAGACCGTACCGTAAACCGACACAGGTAGATGAGATGAGAAATCTAAGGCGCTCGAGAGAACTCGCGTTAAGGAATTCGGCAAAATGCACACGTAACTTCGGAAGAAGTGTGGCCTCCTTTTTTAAAAGATATGGGGGCGTCACAAACCAGGCCCAGGCGACTGTTTATCAAAAACACAGCCATCTGCGAATCATCAATGAGACGTATAGGTGGTGACACCTGCCCGGTGCCGGAAGGTTAAGAGGAGGGGTTAGCGGGTAACTGCGAAGCTCTGAATTGAAGCCCCGGTAAACGGCGGCCGTAACTATAACGGTCCTAAGGTAGCGAAATTCCTTGTCGGGTAAGTTCCGACCCGCACGAATGGTGTAACGATTCTGGGCACTGTCTCAACGCGAGACTCGGCGAAATTTATATACCGGTAAAGAAGCCGGTTACCCATAGTTAGACGGAAAGACCCCGTGAACCTTCACCGCAACTTATTATTGGGACTTGGTTTATCATGTGTAGAATAGGTGGGAGGCTGTGAAACTTGGCCGTTAGGTCAGGCGGAGCCGACAAGTGAAATACCACCCTTGATAAATCAGGTTTCTAACCTGTCCCGTGAAACCGGGATAGGGACAGTGGTAGGCAGGCGGTTTGACTGGGGCGGTCGCCTCCTAAAATGTAACGGAGGTGCGCGAAGGTCTCCTCACGCCGGTTGGAAATCGGCGCAGCGAGTGTAAAGGCACAAGGAGGCTTAACTGCGAGAGTGACAGCTCGAGCAGATACGAAAGTAGGTCTTAATGATCTGGCGGTAGCGAGTGGAAGTGCCGTCACTTAACGGATAAAAGGTACTCCGGGGATAACAGGCTGATATTCCCCAAGAGTTCACATCGACGGGAATGTTTGGCACCTCGATGTCGGCTCATCGCATCCTGGGGCTGAAGCAGGTCCCAAGGGTTTGGCTGTTCGCCAATTAAAGCGGTACGTGAGCTGGGTTCAGAACGTCGCGAGACAGTTCGGTCCCTATCTGCTATGGGCGCAGGATACGTGAGAGGAGCTGTTTTTAGTACGAGAGGACCGAAATGGACGAACCTCTGGTGTACCGGTTATCCTGCCAAGGGTAATTGCCGGGTAGCTAAGTTCGGAAGGGATAACCGCTGAAGGCATCTAAGTGGGAAGCCCGCCTCAAGACTACGTATCCCTAGGGGTTTAACCCCTCTAAAGACTCCTTGCACACTACAAGGTTGATAGGTTGGAGGTCTAAGCATAGTAATATGTTAAGCCGACCAATACTAATAAGTCGTGAGGCTTGACCATATTATTGTTTCTTTTTTCTTTTCGTTCTCTTTTTTATACCTTTAAAATGTTCTTTATATTTTTAAAGCTTTAATCAGTTTATTTTGCCATGTGACCATAGTGGAGAGGTAATACCCGTTCCCATCCCGAACACGGAAGTCAAGCTCTCTTACGCCGATGATACTGCAGATTATGCGGGAAAGTAGGTTGTTGCCTGGCTTTTTTTATTTTTCAAAACAGCAACCATATATTTTTATATCCTTGCTGTTTTTTTAATATTTTGTTTCAGCCGTTTTAAAAGAAAAAAGCGTTCGATTTTACCGAGGCATTAAATTTTAAGATAA is drawn from Treponema pedis and contains these coding sequences:
- the rny gene encoding ribonuclease Y; amino-acid sequence: MNWLLYVLLPAVGIILGWTIRWLYARFQLSASEQRAERVLQEAIKDAEAQKKEFLLEAKEQLIREQKQQERENRERRGDLQRLERRLAQKEEQLDKRVEAAGKQEKELIEREAALDERTKILSGEEERYREELERISGLTQQQAKDLIIRSLETEAKHDAVSIINKIEEEAQLTAEKRARDILVTTIQRLATETASDITVSTVSLPSDEMKGRIIGREGRNIRALETLTGVDIIIDDTPEAVVVSCFDPVRKEIARVALERLILDGRIHPARIEEIVQKVTREISQKIYEEGERVLFDLGIHNMNQEGIKALGRLYFRTSYGQNVLHHSKEVAIIAGMIASEIGANVEIAKRGALLHDIGKGAETDSDKNHAEIGMELTRKMNEDPRVVNAVGAHHNDIEPSSIEAIIVQIADAISAARPGARRETMDNYVKRLENLETLAEGFTGVEKAYAIQAGRELRVVINNEKISDADTKILARDIAKKIESELQYPGRIRVTLIRETRIVEYAR